In Paenibacillus sp. 1781tsa1, one DNA window encodes the following:
- a CDS encoding PAS domain-containing sensor histidine kinase, translated as MDHIKKIQMPDWVISKLQIPWIGTCVLIMLGSLSTIFPLTLFYGVQIMVGSAAVLIALRLHGAIYGLITFTVIHLLNNIVAGFEPRNLTVMMAHFIELLWMLGWQIRWKNGSLIKANAVFWVVMLLPVIYCGHYVLGLDIEDLKYEYMYIAVIGMVNALIAGIVVDFWITMGEQKSKRTGTIPLTRIAFKYVVAFVVFVSLVLLSADSRRQLSQMNDAILREMKYASNAVVQDLDEEYVTAENMEQNMTRYHHLLGVNVILLNRNDTVVASGLNALHPGEYLDMDRFSLLKSRDNLILFSSANIHYSDVLNHWKQASFIYEAEMTNITPYRVFIVTDSSKYYPRIESIYLTTLQSLFIIIVASMIVAAPLSSKVVSPLLRLTRMTGSLPRILFRNGKLEWPTSHVTEVQILIGNLRKMADVLLEQFEQIRHDKLTLEDRVIERTKELKNSEEVKRAIIESSIDAIIAVDSTGQIIEFNPEAERMFGLRREEVILHKEAPSLFQGASCMEIKKLLERFEYVEGKRYTIVDEISGIRRDGSVFPIEYKIVEIQLGKNETLYNLFIKDITERTRAEEDRVRHALALEKLNSELFNEKIAIQEQRDISEQFIESVREGLVMSDRSGTITIVNRRIEEMFGLGDFLGRSIEDLAQAIDTMVLTDNFNLMEQTRAFLNGETAFIETEFIFNNVDKSVFSLYMKQMDVPGKNHGFLLVFRDRTGEERLDRMKNELISVVSHELRTPVATIMGYVELMMMYDLPAAQQQEFMQTIASEGKRLSSLLDDVLDIQRLDNEGMAYHMTYVPLVELVEGVAEQWNMKSTQRIYVHTFNGDFFAYADQNRMVQVLHNLVGNAVKYSPGADRIDVTLWEEEEWLCLDVRDYGIGIAEQEKDMLFNKFYRVDNSDHRQIGGTGIGLYISRKIVEDHKGTLTFISAPDKGSTFKVRLPKQDVLV; from the coding sequence ATGGATCATATAAAGAAGATACAGATGCCGGATTGGGTGATTTCGAAGTTGCAGATCCCCTGGATTGGGACCTGCGTTTTAATTATGCTGGGCTCACTAAGCACTATTTTTCCACTGACGTTATTCTATGGTGTGCAAATTATGGTAGGCAGCGCAGCAGTTCTCATTGCTCTTCGTTTGCATGGGGCTATCTATGGATTGATCACCTTTACAGTCATCCACCTGTTAAATAACATCGTTGCCGGCTTCGAACCACGGAATTTAACCGTAATGATGGCGCATTTCATTGAATTGCTCTGGATGCTCGGTTGGCAGATTCGTTGGAAGAACGGAAGCCTAATCAAGGCGAATGCTGTCTTCTGGGTAGTGATGTTACTTCCGGTTATCTATTGCGGGCATTATGTATTGGGATTGGATATAGAAGATTTGAAGTATGAGTATATGTATATTGCCGTGATTGGCATGGTGAATGCTCTGATTGCAGGTATTGTGGTGGATTTCTGGATCACTATGGGTGAGCAAAAATCAAAGCGCACGGGAACCATTCCGCTCACAAGGATTGCTTTTAAATACGTAGTCGCCTTCGTGGTATTTGTTTCTCTCGTATTGTTATCCGCCGATAGCCGAAGACAGTTGAGTCAGATGAATGATGCCATATTACGTGAGATGAAATATGCATCGAATGCGGTTGTTCAGGATCTTGATGAAGAGTATGTTACTGCTGAGAATATGGAACAAAATATGACGCGTTATCATCATCTACTGGGTGTGAATGTGATTCTGCTTAATCGGAATGATACAGTCGTCGCTTCTGGTTTGAATGCACTTCACCCTGGTGAGTACCTGGACATGGACAGGTTCAGTCTTCTGAAGTCGAGGGATAACCTTATTCTGTTTAGTTCTGCAAATATCCATTACAGCGATGTATTGAATCATTGGAAACAAGCCTCTTTTATCTATGAAGCAGAAATGACAAATATAACACCTTATCGGGTATTTATTGTGACTGACTCGTCCAAGTATTACCCCCGAATTGAATCGATCTATCTGACCACACTGCAATCCCTGTTCATCATCATCGTGGCTTCTATGATTGTAGCGGCTCCTCTCAGCAGTAAGGTCGTTAGCCCGTTGTTAAGACTGACCAGGATGACAGGCTCTCTGCCGAGAATATTGTTTCGAAATGGGAAGCTGGAGTGGCCTACCAGCCATGTAACCGAAGTACAGATCCTGATTGGTAATTTGCGTAAAATGGCTGATGTGCTGCTGGAACAATTCGAACAGATTCGTCATGACAAGTTAACGCTGGAGGACAGGGTCATAGAACGCACCAAGGAACTTAAGAATAGTGAAGAGGTCAAACGTGCAATTATTGAATCCTCTATTGATGCCATTATCGCTGTGGACTCCACTGGGCAGATCATCGAGTTTAATCCGGAGGCTGAAAGAATGTTTGGATTGCGTCGGGAAGAAGTGATCCTGCATAAGGAAGCGCCGTCTCTTTTCCAAGGGGCAAGCTGCATGGAGATCAAGAAATTGTTGGAGCGATTCGAATATGTTGAAGGTAAGAGATACACGATTGTAGATGAAATTTCAGGGATTCGCCGGGATGGTTCCGTCTTTCCGATTGAGTACAAAATTGTAGAAATTCAGCTTGGCAAGAATGAGACGTTATATAATCTGTTTATTAAGGATATTACGGAGCGGACCAGAGCAGAAGAAGATCGTGTGCGTCATGCCCTTGCGCTGGAGAAGCTCAACTCGGAGTTGTTCAATGAAAAGATTGCTATTCAGGAACAGCGAGATATCAGTGAGCAATTTATTGAATCCGTACGAGAAGGGCTCGTGATGTCTGATCGATCAGGGACCATAACCATCGTCAACCGAAGGATCGAAGAGATGTTTGGTTTGGGTGATTTTCTGGGCAGATCTATTGAAGATTTGGCGCAGGCGATTGATACGATGGTACTAACGGACAACTTCAATCTGATGGAACAGACTAGAGCATTTCTGAATGGAGAAACAGCGTTTATCGAAACCGAATTTATATTCAATAATGTGGATAAAAGTGTGTTTTCCTTGTACATGAAACAGATGGATGTCCCGGGTAAAAACCATGGTTTTCTGCTGGTGTTCCGTGACCGGACAGGAGAAGAACGGCTGGATCGGATGAAAAATGAACTGATCAGTGTGGTATCTCATGAGCTGCGAACGCCTGTAGCCACCATTATGGGGTATGTGGAATTAATGATGATGTATGACCTTCCGGCAGCTCAGCAGCAGGAATTCATGCAGACCATCGCTTCCGAGGGCAAGCGGCTGAGCAGTCTGCTCGATGATGTGCTTGATATTCAGCGCCTCGATAACGAAGGCATGGCTTACCATATGACGTATGTACCGCTGGTTGAGTTGGTAGAAGGGGTTGCCGAACAGTGGAATATGAAGTCTACCCAACGTATCTACGTGCATACGTTTAATGGAGACTTTTTTGCTTATGCTGACCAGAACAGGATGGTTCAGGTTCTGCATAATCTGGTGGGCAATGCAGTCAAGTATTCTCCAGGAGCCGATCGCATTGATGTTACGTTGTGGGAAGAAGAAGAATGGTTATGTCTTGATGTGCGTGATTATGGAATAGGGATTGCGGAGCAAGAGAAGGACATGTTATTCAACAAATTCTATCGAGTGGATAATTCGGACCATCGGCAGATTGGTGGAACAGGAATCGGGCTGTACATTTCCCGTAAAATTGTAGAGGATCACAAGGGAACACTGACCTTTATATCTGCACCGGACAAAGGAAGTACATTCAAGGTACGACTGCCCAAGCAGGACGTATTGGTTTAA